In Candidatus Hydrogenedentota bacterium, the following proteins share a genomic window:
- a CDS encoding helicase C-terminal domain-containing protein, whose product MSVAAGEKAQKRIALLAAGMMRRAIEETGGREVFFAGSLDARGMVERVRVCARGTEEAVPAFLDMLAPRDVLIHNHPSGGIEPSRADLEIAAACGNNAHGVYIVDNEVERVYVVVEPFVDKELRKLDPGEMARVFNPAGNLARVVPRFEVRPQQRTMLELVSRAFNHDGIAVIEAPTGVGKTFAYLLPAVYWAARNGERIVISTRTINLQEQIMFKDIPLLKKALKAQFNAVLVKGRSNYVCRQKLARTVSETTLFDDEKMQESIKALAEWAANTQDGSRSDLPFMPSRELWERICAETDMCAGSRCPNTKTCFVTKARREVAKADIIIANHHIVFSDTSLKRELGDFSSLAVLPAYRRVIFDEAHSIEDSATEYFGSETSRLGLLALLNRFQRHEHGLLPFIKTRLIKDRRTADREYRETIIDIVDNRLLPSLAGVREGVRSAFDALRELTAMKCRQIGRDIKWRLTEEALGDHAVREVHAVYVLPLVEEIASCVTQCRTLLELLRRAKPDDDSSEPPFLAETTELDAYRARLEGHGKVLAEMTRPELEPNTVRWIEIDSQNPKYVRAVRCFLDVGQCLADWVYENLKSVVMVSATLSVRQSFDFLFERIGLNRTEPARIETAILDTPFDFSRQAFLGIAMDIASPDDPKFLEESVESIRRILAITHGHALILFTSFYALDYTHKRLEEELRGTGITPLKQGEATRTRLLDRFRSDVSSVLFATDSFWEGIDVAGEALQCVILPKLPFRVPTEPILEARAEAIDRAGGNSFMQYTVPQAVIKFRQGFGRLIRRRSDTGAIIVLDRRIAAKYYGKVFLDSLPGVPVMRGTRAAMYDALERFFAEKDHEQIQN is encoded by the coding sequence ATGTCCGTAGCGGCCGGAGAAAAGGCGCAAAAGCGAATTGCCCTGCTTGCCGCGGGAATGATGCGCCGCGCCATCGAGGAAACCGGCGGGCGCGAAGTCTTTTTCGCGGGATCGCTCGACGCAAGGGGAATGGTCGAACGCGTGCGCGTCTGCGCGCGCGGAACCGAGGAGGCCGTGCCGGCCTTTCTCGACATGCTGGCGCCGCGCGACGTGTTGATCCACAACCACCCCTCCGGCGGGATCGAACCATCCCGCGCCGATCTCGAAATCGCCGCGGCCTGCGGCAACAACGCGCACGGCGTCTATATCGTGGACAACGAGGTCGAGCGCGTTTACGTTGTCGTCGAACCATTCGTGGACAAGGAACTGCGCAAACTCGATCCCGGCGAAATGGCGCGCGTGTTCAATCCGGCGGGCAACCTAGCCCGTGTCGTGCCGCGTTTCGAGGTCCGGCCCCAGCAGCGGACCATGCTCGAACTGGTCTCGCGCGCGTTCAACCACGACGGCATCGCGGTCATCGAGGCGCCGACGGGCGTCGGCAAGACCTTCGCCTACCTGCTGCCCGCCGTGTATTGGGCCGCGCGCAACGGCGAGCGCATCGTGATTTCGACCCGTACCATCAACTTGCAGGAACAGATCATGTTCAAGGACATCCCGTTGCTGAAGAAGGCCCTGAAGGCCCAGTTCAACGCGGTTCTTGTCAAGGGTCGATCGAACTACGTATGCCGGCAGAAACTCGCGCGCACCGTGTCGGAGACCACGTTGTTCGACGACGAGAAAATGCAGGAATCCATCAAGGCGCTGGCCGAATGGGCCGCGAACACGCAGGACGGCAGCCGTTCGGATCTCCCCTTCATGCCGTCGCGCGAGTTGTGGGAGCGCATCTGCGCCGAAACGGACATGTGCGCCGGGTCGCGGTGCCCGAACACGAAAACCTGTTTCGTCACGAAAGCGCGCCGCGAAGTGGCCAAGGCGGACATCATCATCGCCAACCACCACATCGTCTTCTCGGACACGAGCCTGAAGCGCGAACTGGGCGACTTCTCGTCGCTGGCGGTTCTGCCCGCGTACCGTCGCGTAATTTTCGACGAGGCCCACAGCATCGAGGACAGCGCCACGGAGTATTTCGGTTCGGAAACGTCGCGGCTGGGTCTGTTGGCGCTGCTGAACCGCTTCCAGCGCCACGAACACGGCCTACTCCCCTTCATCAAGACGCGGCTCATCAAGGATCGCCGGACGGCGGACCGCGAATACCGCGAAACAATTATTGACATCGTGGACAACCGTCTGCTGCCGTCGCTGGCCGGCGTCCGGGAGGGGGTGCGATCGGCTTTCGATGCGTTGCGCGAACTGACCGCGATGAAGTGCAGGCAAATCGGGCGCGACATCAAATGGCGGCTGACGGAAGAGGCCCTGGGAGACCATGCCGTCCGCGAGGTTCACGCCGTTTACGTCCTTCCGCTGGTCGAGGAAATCGCGTCGTGCGTGACGCAATGCCGGACCCTCCTGGAATTGCTCCGGCGCGCCAAGCCCGACGACGATTCGTCCGAGCCGCCGTTTCTGGCCGAAACGACCGAACTCGACGCGTATCGCGCGCGCCTCGAAGGACACGGGAAGGTGCTGGCCGAAATGACGAGGCCGGAACTCGAACCGAACACGGTCCGCTGGATTGAAATAGACAGCCAGAATCCGAAATACGTGCGGGCGGTGCGCTGCTTTCTCGACGTCGGCCAATGCCTGGCCGATTGGGTCTATGAAAACCTCAAAAGCGTCGTCATGGTTTCCGCCACCCTGAGCGTGCGCCAGTCGTTCGATTTTCTTTTCGAGCGGATCGGCCTCAACCGGACGGAACCCGCCCGCATCGAGACGGCCATCCTCGACACGCCCTTCGATTTTTCCCGGCAGGCATTCCTTGGCATCGCGATGGATATCGCCTCGCCGGACGACCCCAAATTTCTCGAAGAAAGCGTGGAAAGCATCCGGCGCATCCTCGCCATCACGCACGGCCACGCGCTGATCCTGTTCACGTCTTTTTATGCCCTCGATTACACGCATAAACGGCTCGAGGAGGAACTGCGGGGAACGGGCATTACGCCCCTGAAACAGGGCGAAGCCACGCGAACGCGGCTGCTCGACCGGTTCCGGTCCGACGTGTCGAGCGTACTGTTCGCGACGGACAGTTTCTGGGAAGGCATTGACGTGGCCGGCGAGGCGCTGCAATGCGTCATCCTGCCCAAACTGCCGTTCCGCGTGCCGACCGAGCCCATTCTCGAAGCGCGCGCGGAGGCCATTGACCGCGCGGGCGGCAACTCGTTCATGCAATACACGGTCCCGCAGGCGGTCATCAAGTTCCGGCAGGGATTTGGACGGTTGATTCGCCGCCGCTCCGATACCGGCGCGATCATCGTGCTTGACCGCCGGATTGCCGCCAAATACTATGGTAAGGTATTTCTTGATTCGCTGCCCGGCGTGCCCGTGATGCGAGGCACGCGGGCGGCAATGTACGATGCGCTCGAACGTTTTTTCGCGGAGAAAGACCATGAACAAATCCAGAATTGA
- the folE gene encoding GTP cyclohydrolase I FolE: MNKDRVAQLIRELLVEIGEDPEREGLLKTPDRVARAYEFLTAGYRASLESVVNDAVFESESNNMIILRDIEVYSLCEHHMLPFFGRCHIGYIARHKVLGVSKLARIMDCFSRRLQIQERLTAEIARAIMKMTQAEGVGVVMECRHLCMMMRGIEKQNALMTTSSVLGSFHSDDATRAEFLNLVGRHVQ; encoded by the coding sequence ATGAACAAAGATCGCGTCGCCCAGTTGATTCGTGAGTTGCTGGTGGAAATCGGCGAGGATCCCGAACGGGAAGGATTGCTCAAAACGCCGGATCGCGTGGCGCGGGCCTACGAGTTCCTAACGGCTGGTTATCGGGCGTCCCTCGAGTCCGTCGTCAACGACGCCGTGTTCGAGTCGGAATCGAACAACATGATCATCCTTCGGGACATCGAGGTGTACAGCCTGTGCGAACATCACATGTTGCCCTTCTTCGGACGCTGTCATATCGGTTACATCGCCCGGCATAAAGTCCTCGGCGTGAGCAAACTGGCCCGCATCATGGATTGTTTTTCGCGGCGCTTGCAGATTCAGGAACGGCTTACGGCGGAAATCGCCCGCGCCATCATGAAGATGACACAGGCGGAGGGCGTCGGCGTGGTCATGGAGTGCCGCCACCTGTGCATGATGATGCGGGGCATCGAAAAACAAAACGCGCTCATGACCACCTCGTCGGTGCTGGGTAGTTTTCACTCCGACGACGCCACCCGCGCCGAATTCCTGAACCTGGTCGGGCGTCATGTGCAATAG